In Pirellulales bacterium, the genomic stretch GATATTTGGCTGCCGCGGGCCGGCGAGCGCGACTTCGCCGAATCCGCGGCCGCGAGCGTTGTTTCTTCCATCTCTGTCGACGCCCTGGGGCCGCAGCATGCCGCGCTTGCTCGTAATCGATGACGAGCCGAACGTTCTCTATTCACTGCAGAAGAGCCTGACCAGCTCGACTCTGGAGGTGCTGACGGCCAAGACGGGCAAGGAAGGCGTCGATCGCGTGGTCGATTCGCTTCCGGACGCGGTGATTGTCGACGTGCGGCTGCCTGACATGTCGGGCCTCGACGCCTACGACCGCATCCGCCAGATCGACCCGCGGTTGCCGGTGATCGTGATTACGGCCTTCGCCAAGACGGAGACCGCCATTGAGGCCATGCGCCGCGGCGCGTTCGAGTATCTGCTCAAGCCGGTCGATTTTCGGCGGCTGCGCGAGGTGGTGGCCAAGGCGCTGGAAGTCAGCCATCTCAGCCACGTGCCGGCGGTGATCAGCGAAGAGGAGCCGACCGATTCGCCGGCCGACCGCATCGTGGGGAACTCGCCGGCGATGCAAGAAGTCTATAAAGCCATCGGTCGCGTTGCGCCGCAGAACGTGACCGTTTTAATCGTGGGCGAAAGCGGCACCGGCAAGGAGCTGGTGGCCCGCTCCATTTATCACTACAGCCGCCGCAGCCAAGGCCCGTTCCTGGCCATCAACTGTGCCGCGATCCCCGAAAACTTGCTGGAAAGCGAACTGTTCGGCCACGAGCGGGGGGCCTTCACCGGCGCCGACCAGCGGCGGATCGGCAAGTTCGAGCAGGTCAGCGGCGGCACGATCTTTCTCGACGAAATCGGCGACATGAGCAGCGCCACGCAGGCCAAGGTGCTGCGGCTGCTGCAAGAACAGCGCTTCGAGCGGGTGGGCGCCAACGACACCATTCAGATCGACGTTCGCGTGATCGCGGCCACCAACAAGAACCTGACGGACCTGGTCGAACAGGGCCGTTTTCGCCAAGATCTCTTTTATCGCTTGAACGGCTTCACGCTCGCGTTGCCGTCGCTGCGCGATCGGCGCGAAGACATTCCGCTGTTGATCGAACACTTCTTGCGGCTGTTCAACCGCGAACTGGGCAAGAACGTCCGCTCCATCACGGCCGATGCGCGGCGCCTGCTGGAAACGCACGATTGGCCGGGCAACGTGCGCGAGCTGCAAAGCGCCCTCAAGTTCGCCCTGCTGCATGCCACCGGCGAGGTGCTGACGCCCGACTGCCTGCCGGAAGTGTGCCGTCCGGCGGCCGCGGAATTGGCCGCGCCCGGCGCCGGCGCGCTCGACGTGGGACGCTACACGCGCCAGTTGCTCGAACTGAACGAGCCGCACATCTATCGGTTGGTTTCCGCGGCGGTCGACCACGTCGTGCTCGACGAAGTGTTGCGGCACGTGAAAGGCAACCAGCTCCAGGCCGCGGAATTGCTCGGCATCTCGCGCACCACGTTGCGGGCAAAGCTGCGCACGCTGGGGCTGGCCGTCGAAAAGTGGCTCGCCGACGGGAACGGGGCGTGAGGCATCAGGCGTCAGGCGTCAGGCATCAGGCATCAGGCGTCAGGCGGTCCTGAACCCTGAACCCTGAACCCTGAACCCTGAACCCTGATACCTCACGCCTCACTTACTCGGGGCTCTCACCCAACCGGACCCGCACCTCCACCGGCTTTCCGCCGCGGAGAACGGTCAGTTGCACTTCGTCGCCGGGATGGTGCCGGTTTTCGATCTCCGTCAAAAACTCGTCGGCCGTCGTCACCTGGACTCCGTCGACCGCCACGATGGTGTCGGCCGTGCTGCGGTCCATGCGGTACTCCATGAACGGCCCGCGCTGCCGCCGATAGACGCGCGGTCCTTGCAGTCCGGCTTTCTCCGCCGGCCCCTTCGGCACCAGCTCTGCGATCAACAGCCCGTGCTCGGTTTCATAAACTTTGGCGATTCCCACGTCGGGACGGATCACGCGCCCCTTCTCGATGAGCTGCGGCACGATGCGCGAGATGTTGCTGACGGGTATGGCGAAACCGACGCCCGTGTTTTGCCCGGTGCGGCTGGCGATGGCCGTCGTCATGCCGATCAGCCGCCCGCGGCTGTCGAGCAGCGGCCCGCCGGAATTGCCGGGATTGATGGCGGCGTCGGTCTGGATGATCGATTTCAGCGTGCGGCCTTCGCGGCCGGGG encodes the following:
- a CDS encoding sigma-54 dependent transcriptional regulator codes for the protein MPRLLVIDDEPNVLYSLQKSLTSSTLEVLTAKTGKEGVDRVVDSLPDAVIVDVRLPDMSGLDAYDRIRQIDPRLPVIVITAFAKTETAIEAMRRGAFEYLLKPVDFRRLREVVAKALEVSHLSHVPAVISEEEPTDSPADRIVGNSPAMQEVYKAIGRVAPQNVTVLIVGESGTGKELVARSIYHYSRRSQGPFLAINCAAIPENLLESELFGHERGAFTGADQRRIGKFEQVSGGTIFLDEIGDMSSATQAKVLRLLQEQRFERVGANDTIQIDVRVIAATNKNLTDLVEQGRFRQDLFYRLNGFTLALPSLRDRREDIPLLIEHFLRLFNRELGKNVRSITADARRLLETHDWPGNVRELQSALKFALLHATGEVLTPDCLPEVCRPAAAELAAPGAGALDVGRYTRQLLELNEPHIYRLVSAAVDHVVLDEVLRHVKGNQLQAAELLGISRTTLRAKLRTLGLAVEKWLADGNGA